The following are encoded together in the Nocardia sp. XZ_19_385 genome:
- a CDS encoding sensor histidine kinase has product MAPGSRAALQGMTSSSTLDTAAPPSVSAASLDPILVGRWRRGFASVSQVKASEPASDRILRRLALVFGIAGVLAVIAEIPEIADQSRAAPLAWTVLTVALAFGWFPVLAIVSMGLSTRVIQWVAAAAAVCYLLAFAIVPFIYREPHIDATAVWLYRVFALGVLAAALAWRPMIAVVYLVVGAAASAVANMYVVPHGSAWTLAGDFARAAGLCVLFLWCAIYARAAALRVDRESAIASSRAAVAAGATARDRERARFAALIHDAVLSTLLDASRAGTESPVLRRQAERTLTQLDEARGSAIEPDRLNAKQAIGFLRAAVHEVNPGIACTARRWSGFDDLRLPVQAAGTIAAALAEAVRNSLRHATVPGRAVQRTVTVTVSAGGIRVVFRDDGPGFDLSQVPADRLGVSVSILGRMRQLAGGAGFVESQPGEGTTVTLVWGSDG; this is encoded by the coding sequence ATGGCTCCCGGTTCCCGAGCGGCACTCCAAGGCATGACCTCGTCCAGCACGCTGGACACCGCCGCCCCACCGAGCGTGAGCGCCGCCTCGCTCGACCCGATTCTGGTCGGACGCTGGCGTCGGGGTTTCGCGTCGGTGTCCCAAGTGAAGGCGTCCGAACCGGCCTCGGATCGGATCCTGCGCCGGCTCGCGCTGGTCTTCGGCATCGCCGGGGTACTCGCCGTCATCGCGGAGATCCCCGAGATCGCCGACCAGAGCCGCGCCGCGCCGCTGGCCTGGACGGTGCTGACGGTGGCGCTGGCGTTCGGGTGGTTCCCGGTGCTCGCGATCGTGTCGATGGGCTTGAGTACCCGCGTCATCCAGTGGGTCGCGGCCGCCGCCGCGGTCTGTTATCTGCTGGCGTTCGCGATCGTGCCGTTCATCTACCGGGAACCGCACATCGACGCCACCGCGGTCTGGCTGTACCGGGTGTTCGCTCTCGGTGTGCTCGCGGCGGCGCTGGCTTGGCGTCCGATGATCGCGGTGGTCTATCTCGTCGTCGGCGCCGCGGCCTCGGCGGTCGCGAACATGTATGTGGTGCCCCATGGTTCGGCGTGGACGCTGGCCGGGGACTTCGCCCGCGCCGCCGGTTTGTGCGTGCTGTTCCTGTGGTGCGCGATCTACGCGCGTGCGGCTGCCTTGCGGGTCGACCGGGAGTCGGCGATCGCCAGCAGCCGCGCCGCAGTCGCGGCGGGTGCGACCGCGCGCGACCGGGAACGTGCCCGTTTCGCCGCGCTCATCCACGACGCGGTGCTGTCGACGCTGCTGGACGCGTCCCGCGCGGGCACCGAATCCCCGGTGCTGCGCAGGCAAGCCGAACGCACTCTCACCCAACTCGACGAGGCCCGCGGCAGCGCGATCGAACCGGACCGGCTCAACGCCAAACAGGCGATCGGGTTCCTGCGCGCCGCCGTGCACGAGGTGAACCCGGGCATCGCCTGCACCGCGCGCCGCTGGTCGGGATTCGACGATCTGCGGCTGCCGGTGCAGGCCGCGGGCACCATCGCCGCGGCGCTGGCCGAGGCGGTGCGCAACAGTCTGCGCCACGCCACCGTGCCGGGTCGCGCCGTGCAGCGGACGGTCACCGTGACTGTGAGCGCCGGCGGCATCCGGGTGGTGTTCCGCGACGACGGCCCGGGTTTCGATCTGAGCCAGGTCCCCGCGGACCGGCTCGGCGTCTCGGTGAGCATTCTGGGCCGGATGCGTCAGCTGGCCGGTGGCGCCGGTTTCGTGGAATCGCAGCCGGGGGAGGGCACGACGGTGACTTTGGTGTGGGGTAGTGATGGCTGA
- a CDS encoding response regulator transcription factor, whose product MSAEGGDVAARRIGLVEDHESVAIGLAAMLAPEPDLNLVLTAGTVPELLAAEGATELDLVVLDLRLADGSSPEDNVRALRDRGIEVLVFTGADNAFLVRAAARAGVLGVVRKSEDASTVVAAVRQAASGNQVVTTDWAAAIDGDPQLSDVGLSPRQEEVLMLYASGEKASRVARLAGLSEQTVNDYLGRIRQKYADAGRPAPTKTDLYKRAVEDGWLPVPERHSKA is encoded by the coding sequence ATGAGCGCCGAAGGGGGCGACGTCGCAGCGCGACGGATCGGACTGGTCGAAGACCATGAATCCGTCGCGATCGGGCTGGCCGCGATGCTGGCCCCGGAACCGGATCTGAATCTGGTGCTGACCGCGGGCACCGTGCCGGAACTGCTGGCCGCCGAGGGGGCGACCGAGCTGGACCTGGTGGTGTTGGACCTGCGTCTCGCCGATGGCTCCTCCCCGGAGGACAATGTGCGCGCCCTGCGCGACCGCGGCATCGAAGTGCTGGTCTTCACCGGCGCCGACAACGCTTTCCTGGTGCGCGCGGCCGCCCGCGCCGGCGTGCTCGGGGTGGTGCGCAAGTCCGAGGACGCTTCGACCGTGGTCGCGGCGGTGCGCCAGGCCGCCTCCGGCAACCAGGTCGTCACCACCGACTGGGCCGCCGCCATCGACGGCGATCCGCAACTGTCCGATGTCGGCCTGAGCCCGCGCCAGGAAGAGGTGCTCATGCTGTATGCCTCGGGTGAGAAGGCGTCCCGGGTAGCCCGGCTGGCCGGACTCTCGGAGCAGACCGTCAACGACTACCTCGGCCGCATCCGGCAGAAGTACGCCGACGCGGGCCGTCCCGCGCCGACCAAGACCGACCTCTACAAGCGGGCGGTGGAGGACGGATGGCTCCCGGTTCCCGAGCGGCACTCCAAGGCATGA
- a CDS encoding flavodoxin family protein yields MPRLLIIHHTPSPHMQAMFEAVVAGATDPEIEGVEVERRAALAVTASDVLAADGYLLGTPANLGYMSGALKHAFDTFYYPCLDSTRGRPYGLYIHGNEGTEGAERGVEAATTGLGWEKAAAAVILSGPPGKDDIQRCWDLGATVAAHLMT; encoded by the coding sequence GTGCCCCGGCTGCTGATCATCCACCACACCCCCTCCCCGCACATGCAGGCCATGTTCGAGGCGGTGGTCGCGGGCGCGACCGACCCGGAGATCGAGGGTGTGGAGGTCGAACGCCGCGCCGCCCTGGCCGTCACCGCCAGCGACGTGCTCGCCGCCGACGGCTACCTACTCGGCACCCCCGCGAACCTCGGCTACATGTCCGGCGCCCTCAAGCACGCCTTCGACACCTTCTACTACCCCTGCCTCGACTCCACCCGCGGCCGCCCCTACGGGCTCTACATCCACGGCAACGAAGGAACCGAGGGCGCCGAGCGCGGCGTCGAAGCCGCGACCACCGGCCTCGGCTGGGAGAAGGCCGCAGCCGCGGTCATCCTCTCCGGCCCACCGGGCAAAGACGACATCCAACGCTGCTGGGATCTCGGCGCCACCGTCGCCGCCCATCTCATGACGTGA
- the dapB gene encoding 4-hydroxy-tetrahydrodipicolinate reductase, which translates to MTIRVGVLGARGKVGQAICAAVAEAADLELSAAVDKGDALEAFTESKTQVVVDFTHPDVVMGNLKFLVQNGIHAVVGTTGFDAARLDEVRGWLEQQPETGVLIAPNFAIGAVLSMRFAEQAARFFESVEVIELHHPNKADAPSGTAYRTAGLIAEARERAGVGKSPDATSTELDGARGADVDGVRVHSVRLAGLVAHQEVLFGTQGETLTIRHDSIDRSSFAPGVLLGVREIAKRPGLTVGLDPFLDL; encoded by the coding sequence GTGACCATTCGGGTCGGGGTGCTCGGAGCACGCGGGAAAGTCGGACAGGCGATCTGCGCGGCGGTGGCGGAGGCGGCTGATCTCGAGCTGTCCGCGGCCGTCGACAAGGGGGATGCGCTGGAGGCGTTCACCGAGAGCAAGACCCAGGTGGTCGTCGATTTCACGCACCCCGATGTGGTGATGGGGAACCTGAAGTTCCTGGTGCAGAACGGCATTCATGCCGTCGTCGGCACCACCGGCTTCGATGCGGCGCGCCTCGACGAGGTACGCGGCTGGCTGGAGCAGCAGCCCGAGACCGGGGTGCTGATCGCGCCGAACTTCGCCATCGGTGCGGTGCTGTCGATGCGGTTCGCCGAGCAGGCGGCGCGGTTCTTCGAGTCGGTCGAGGTCATCGAGCTGCATCATCCGAACAAGGCGGACGCGCCCTCGGGCACCGCCTACCGCACCGCGGGCTTGATCGCCGAAGCGCGGGAACGCGCCGGTGTCGGCAAGAGCCCCGATGCGACCAGCACCGAGCTGGACGGCGCGCGCGGCGCCGACGTCGACGGGGTGCGAGTGCACTCGGTGCGCCTGGCCGGGTTGGTCGCGCACCAGGAAGTGCTGTTCGGCACCCAGGGCGAAACCCTCACCATCCGCCACGACTCCATCGATCGCTCCTCCTTCGCGCCGGGCGTCCTGCTCGGGGTGCGGGAGATCGCCAAGCGTCCCGGCCTCACCGTCGGGCTCGACCCGTTCCTGGATCTGTGA
- a CDS encoding type II toxin-antitoxin system VapC family toxin gives MSSERVVERIGYLLDTNAISEWMKPLPDPGLMDWSHATDEDLLYLSAVTIGEVRRGVERLPDGRRKARLTAWLAEDIIDRFGKRLLPVDAAVAQAWGRMRARADRQGQAVDPIDGLIAATAESHGLTVVTRNRKDFANTGVPVISPWDE, from the coding sequence GTGAGTAGCGAGCGAGTGGTCGAGCGGATCGGCTATCTGCTGGACACGAACGCGATCTCGGAATGGATGAAGCCTCTTCCGGACCCTGGCCTGATGGATTGGTCGCACGCCACCGATGAGGACCTGCTGTACCTGAGTGCCGTGACGATCGGGGAAGTTCGGCGCGGGGTCGAACGGCTACCGGACGGTCGTCGCAAAGCCCGCCTGACCGCTTGGCTTGCCGAAGACATCATCGATCGATTCGGCAAGCGCCTGTTGCCGGTGGACGCTGCTGTGGCGCAGGCCTGGGGAAGGATGCGAGCTCGGGCCGATCGTCAGGGGCAGGCCGTCGACCCGATCGACGGCCTCATCGCGGCGACCGCGGAATCGCATGGACTTACCGTCGTCACCCGGAATCGGAAGGATTTCGCGAACACAGGCGTACCGGTCATCAGTCCCTGGGACGAGTAG
- a CDS encoding type II toxin-antitoxin system Phd/YefM family antitoxin: protein MARKQTRPAGSDQSASEPGSERPDIAWPLADAKARFSELVDTVEREGPQVISKHGREVVVVVPIDEWRRKSKRQGSFAEFMATSPLRGAELELERERSDSAHRDVVL from the coding sequence ATGGCTCGCAAGCAAACTCGACCAGCAGGAAGCGACCAGTCGGCCAGTGAACCAGGTTCGGAGCGCCCAGATATCGCGTGGCCGCTCGCCGATGCGAAGGCCAGGTTCTCCGAATTGGTCGACACGGTGGAACGGGAGGGACCGCAGGTGATCAGCAAGCACGGGCGCGAGGTCGTGGTCGTCGTCCCGATCGACGAGTGGCGACGCAAGAGCAAGCGGCAGGGCAGCTTTGCCGAATTCATGGCGACCTCGCCGCTACGGGGAGCTGAGCTGGAGCTGGAACGGGAACGGAGCGATTCCGCGCATCGCGATGTGGTGCTCTAG